cccccccacacacacacacactgaggGGAGTTCGGTGTGCTTGTTCTACTTTCCCATGTGTCACTGAGCGCATTACCGTCCGCCacggtggcaccgccgcgacTGCAGCCAGCGTCGACGAGAGAGGACCCCACTCGGTCCCGCTCTTCGAGGGAATGGATGTTGACAAACCTCAGGCGCCGCACTCACCAACTCACCGAGCCTTCATGTTCGCCTGCAACCGAAAGCACTAGGGCCAGCGATGCTTTTGCCCCGCATCAAGGCAGCGCCACATCGCGATCTCCGCCGTGACTGCATGTTGCTGTAGCCACGAGGGACGACGCAGTGTCGCGACAGCGACTCGAGCGCTTTTACTGACACGGCAACCCGATGAGGCCAACACGCGTCGACGCCTTCGTAGACGTCTACGGCGGTAGCGAAGCGATGCTGTTTGGGGAGCTCATGCACCACTACGGGTCCGAACGGGTGATTCTCTCCGTTAGTCAGGCGGGCGAAAGGGCAGCCGTCTCGTTGATTGAAGGCGGCTGCCGTTCAGCGGGGCCACCAAGCGAGTCGGAAACCTCTATGTTTTGCTGCAGTGTCGCAGGAGAGATGGAATACAACAAAGCGTCTTCATCCCTTCTAATGCTGGTCGAAAGTGCGAGGTGACGCCCAGTATGGAAGTGCCAATCGCCTCCCAACTTGTCATGGAGGATGTCGGTATTTCTGCAGCCCATTCGTTAGGGAATGGCGAGGACGAGCTCGTGGGACGACACCGACGTGAACTGTGGGAAAGTCAGGGTACTCTGCTGAGGGCTCTTACAGTCATGGTGGCACTTGTGCGGATACTTCCAACGCTCTGGCACATCGCAAGGAGCACATGAAGTGCGTCCATCCGCACAACGGACCATTCATGCCCACGCACAGGACGAGAACTAAGCAACGGCGCATGTCCTCTTTGGTGACGCAGAGCTTGTCGCTGTGCAGGGCGTGGTGGGCGCACTGCAAAGCGAGTTGTACCGCACTTATGGGCCGAATGATGTCGTGCCCGCCACAGAGAAGTATCGCAGAGGCGCACCGGCATCCTCGACTAGCGGCATGGCCCTTGAaagtgcgccgctgccgcccgATCACTTGGCCGCTTCGTTGCCCCCAGTGCATCCAGAGGAAGTCATGGCATCAGAGGTGAAGGAGCACCTGAAGGGCCTCCGGGATTCGCTCGAAGACGCTATCGCCGAGGAGGCGTATGCAATGTGTGGCTTTATCCAGAACGAGATCAACGCAGTTGAGTTTCAGTGGACTCGCTCGACGTGAGTCTGACACGTCgaggctgcggtggtggcggagcgaaaggcggcagcggcctcgTTGGGTCGCAGCTGGACTGGAGGGCAAAGATGATGGAGGCAAGCCAGAAAAaacgtctcctgcagcgtaGTTGGCACTGTTTGTGCGTTTTGGCTTCATCTTGTTGGCTTGCGTCTGCGCGTGCTGTGCTGGGATGCGCCGAGCCGCTCCCTTGTTCATTGTACTCACAAAGATGCCTGCAGTGCAGATGCACTGAAAAAAGAGGTGATGTGCTACGCGAGCGGGCCGCACGAGGACACAATGCACACATCCCCGTTTCCCAGACCACAAGTTGGAAAATAACCAAGGGAGGTGGGCAAGGGAGCATGTGAGGCCCTTCAGCATAGGCGCGTGATGAGCGCGCCGTGGTGCGAAAATGCTCGCGGAGCTTTTTTTTCACTTTGAGGGGGGACTTCTTTCGCTGTCTTTACTTCTCCTCCTTGTGGCTACGCCATGCCACATCGCGGTATGGGGAGCAGCACTCTGTTCGGttggaaggaagaggggtggtggctgtgttggtggtggaggcATTCGCGTGGTACCACTCAAGtattcttctcctttcttcgtGTTTATCGTAGTCACCACGTCACATGAGCTACACGTCTTGATCTTTTGTTTTACGCGCTCTTTCTGTGTATCGTGGGTGATGCTTGGGCTATCACGACTGCGTGCcaccctgtctctctctctctctttatctCTGGCTCTGCCTATTGCATGctcgtcccctcccctcccctcccctcccctccccctctctctcgcggcacaccgcagcagtacgcgaggaaggaggggatCACGCAAAGCGTCACAAAGGTGCGTATATCCCCGCATCACTCCTTCGCAAGAAAGTTGCGTACGCATATTGCATACCGGAGTCCCACTTTGATGGGTGCTGGACAAGTCCACCCACGAACACTCACGAGCTCAGCACCGTTGGGTTAACCCAACGGTGTGTTGACCCGCGCCTCTCCCTGTCGTTCTCCCAGTGCCTTTTCCGTGAACGAGGACTTCAGCAGTACAACAACGATCCCTTCGCATATCGGTGCTCGATCGCGttcacttctctcttctgtctcTGCCGCTTCTTTGCTTGatgcggggagggggacttGTGCGGCATACCCGCACTCTCACAGCAAACCCACTGTGCTTCATTCACCAAGCCAGCTCACACGCGCCTTCCGCCCTATACCAACTCACCAATACGCACACCCAGTTGCCACCTGCGTACCATGTCAGAGAGGGATCACGATGAAAAATCTGTGACTGCTGAGGGgccggctgcagcgcaggaggGCAGCGATAATGACTCcaatggggagggggagcacgCGAACTACATCAAGACAGACCTAGGCGAGATGAACGTTATCGAGTCCATGTGCCCCAAGTGTCAGGAGACTGGCACGACGCGCCTCATGATCACGAAGATTCCCCACTTTAAGGAGATCATTGTCAGCAGCTTCAACTGCCCGCACTGCGACGAGAGCAATAACGAGGTCACGTTTGGAGGCACCTTTGGCCCGAAGAAGGTTCGCTACGAACTGCAGGTGAAGAGCAAGAAGGACCTCGACCGGCAGGTGGTCAAGTCGGAATTCGCCACTGTTACGGTCCCGGAGTTAGAGCTGGAGATCCCGCCTGAGTCGCAGAAAGGCAGCTTGACGACTGTCGAGGGCATCTTGGAGCAGACATACTACGGCCTTCAGcttcagcagccgctgcgcaaGATTCAGCACCCGGAGGTGTGCGAGAAGATCGAGGCGTTTTGCGTGAAGTTGGAGTCCCTTCGTAGCGGTGATGTGCCTTTCACCCTCACTCTCGACGACCCGGCAGGCAATAGCTACATTGAACCGCTCCACGACTACTACCACCCCACTCTCGACCAGCAGCTTACCAAGTACGAAACTGAGCGTACCGACATTGACCGCCAGCTGCTCGGCATCCCCATCGACTACAATACGGAGCGCacacaggaggaggagagggatgTGGCGGAGGGCCAGTTCAGCGATGTGACGCAGATTCCGTGCGACTGCCCCGCCTGCCGCAAGGCGGGCTATCTCATGATGCACGAGTGCGACATCCCGTACTTCAAGCAAACAATTATTATGGCGTTCAAGTGTGACTACTGCGGTTACAAGAGCAACGAGATCAAGACGGGCGGCGAAATCAACGCAAAGGGGCTTCGGCTTACCCTGCACGTCAAGTCGGAAGATGATCTCAAGCGTGACGTGCTCAAGTCCGAGACGGCCACGCTGATAATCCCTGAGGTGCACCTCGAGCTGTCGCCTGGCACCTTGGGCggctttttttcctctgtcGAGGGTACCATCTCTCAGGTGCGCGACCAGCTCAACAGcctgccgcaggccgccttCGCCGTTGGGGACTCGGCTGACGACAACTCGAAGACACTGCTTCAGTTTGTGAAGGAGCTAGACGAGCTACTGGCGCTCAAGATGGAGTTCACCTTCATCCTCGATGACCCCCTTGGGAATGTGTACATTCAGAACCCCCGCGCCCACCTGCCTCCACCGGATGACGCGGACCCCAAGCTGGAGAGCGAGGAGTACATCCGTACCGAGGAGCAAGACGAGGAGCTGGGTATTTCAGCTATGTGCCGTAACGAGCAGCATGCTGACGttgcggaggtggaggatCCGGAGCAGGAGAACAGGGAATGAGAGCCCGAATGCCATACCGGCATCAGTGAGGCTATGGCAGTGCGTGCTCAGCGGAGGCTTCTTaacgggaggggggagttGTATGGGCGCCGGTGCGTAGGGGGTAGTTGCGTACACGCCACGACATGGCGAAAAATGCGGCGTGAATGGTAGTTGCTGTGactgctgttgctctctctccttttgaTTTTGCGTTTCCCTCACCTTAGCTCTTATAGTTTAATCTAGTTAAGACATGTGAGTACCAGCGTTCCTCTTGAGACGTgcgctttctcctctcacACACATATGCGGACGGACATGGACTTGCCTTCTAAGACGCCGATTAAGCGCCGCTAAGCTTCACCAGCAGCGATAACCAGCGAAGAGATGGTGTTACGCGGAGCGCATGAGTGATGCAGCACTGCGATGTTGCGTATGTGCTTATTCTCCGATGGAGAGGCACCAAAGgtgccgccaacgccgctgAGTGCTCGTCGCCCATTCGCCGCCAGCCTCCCCCGCCTTCCCCTCGCTCTTCAGGAGAGTAGGCGACGCAGGCACAGAAGTAGGGAACTCACTCACCCTATGAGGCCTACCATGTAGGAGGACTACCCTCTGGTATCCTTCGCTCCCCACCATGCTGCATGTGTGCAGTTTTAAGTGAagtctcctcttctctcgtgTCTTCTCAGTGACTCTCAAAACGTCGCTTCCTCTGCATGAGCGACACCACGATGAGGAATTACTCACTATCTTCTGACACCTTTACTCGCTGGCGGTCGTAACGAGCACCCACAGTGGTCTCTCCCGCTCCTCCATTCCAGCTGCTTTTCACGGCCAGCTCACTGCGTTGAGGCCGCAgtgctccttttttctctgctcttgtCTTGCGAACACATGAGCGAAAGCGGTGAGTTCCCCTGGTGTAGAAATGCCGTGATGgccgaggcagcagcggacgcCGCCAGCGCGACTGCTGTTTTGAACAGGCGCTCTGATGGGCTGATGCTGGAAGGCCAGTCGTGCATGGGCCTCTCATGTATGACAGAGCCTCGCGTTCGCTGAGCCCAACAGCCATCGCACCGGCTACCGATCGTGTCTCCGAGACTCTGAAGACTGAGGAACAGGCGGGCGTCCCACGCATGTGTCGATTTTGACTGCGGGCGACGCAGTCATCGCGTTGCgaagggagagggtgcaGGCGTCCGAGGTGTATATCTATCGCCTCGGGGACCTGGTCCACAGCATCTGCTGAGAGACCGTTCTCAGCAGATTCATGGAGGCGGATCACGCCCACTGCcaggcgaagaagcggaTGCTGGCTTGGGACAAGTTGCGGCATGCCTGGGAGCGTATGAATTATGCCGCCTTTTGGGAGCCCCATCGCGAAGtgacctccccccccacacacacagagaatgAATGATAGGTGCTCTTCCGAAAGGGTGTCTTCCGCGTTCAACCTGCTGAATCCAAGCAAGCTGTCGCAGCACGACGGACACAACCTGTGCCAGTTCATTCTCCAGCTGGCATCGAAGGTCGAGCGGATAGGCGCACAGCAGACTGCGGTGCAAGCAACCGCGGCGTCTTTGGCGGCGAACGGCTCCTAGTTTCAATCCTTCGATGCCATACGCACCGAGGCCActggaagagggaaaagcggGACAAGAAGCTGTTTCCATGCCCAACCCCTCAGAATGAGAAAGTGTCTAGCACGGCGCACGTACTCAGTGCAGGGTGTGCGGAGAGGAGTGGCCCTCCACCCCCCGGAGGTTCTGCCAGGGGCAAGCCCGTTGCTGCACGCGGTACCGCTGCTCGGCATGCACTCCCCGCAGTTTGTGCCACTCGGCGACCCAGCGGTCCGCCATGTccgaggtgcagctgcgggtgGCACGTCGTCTGGGGACCGGCTCGTTGGCGTACCGCTTCTGTAAGAGACGAGGAGTGGACTGCGGCCTCAGAAGACAAGCCCCTACCAGCACGGCTCCATGCCCGCCGTACAGCGACCCCTGGGTGTTGCGgctgtgcgtgcggcgctgcggttgGAGCGAGGCCGCAGGATAGGGAGGGGGACTGTGGGAGTTGCTCTGTACCTGCCTGCGCTGCCAGCCCGCCTCACAGAGCCCCTCTGCCATGCCAGAGGAAGGCGCCGCAGCCCTCGAGAGGGCGGGCATCACAGGATGCTGCTATTCACACAGTTGCGTGGTCGGCTCCGCCATCTCCGTGGTGGGGAAGACAGGTGAGCAGATCAGGAGGACGATTCATCTTGTGTTCACGAGCGACGAACACGTAGGTCGCCGCGGAGGATACAAGACGGGCGCCTTACTGAGCTGTTCTCCGTGGCAGAACGCGCTGTGCAACGCCGGTGGGGTGGCGAGCCTAAAAACGTCGGTTTTCCAGGTGCCCACGGCTCTCGAGCTGTGGCCCCTCTCCGTGTCCTGCCCCGCTGGCCGGATGGCTGATCAGCTGAGAGTTATGCCAATGGGATGACGAGCCGGCCCTGAAGTGGTGCGAGCGGTGAGAGCAGCATTggctgcctccctctccctcccccctacgCCGCGCGACTCTGCCACGAGCGTGCAGTAGTCGTNNCCCNNNNNNNNNNNNNNNNNNNNNNNNNNNNNNNNNNNNNNNNNNNNNNNNNNNNNNNNNNNNNNNNNNNNNNNNNNNNNNNNNNNNNNNNNNNNNNNNNNNNAAGGGGCTTCGGCTTACCCTGCACGTCAAGTCGGAAGATGATCTCAAGCGTGACGTGCTCAAGTCCGAGACGGCCACGCTGATAATCCCTGAGGTGCACCTCGAGCTGTCGCCTGGCACCTTGGGCggctttttttcctctgtcGAGGGTACCATCTCTCAGGTGCGCGACCAGCTCAACAGcctgccgcaggccgccttCGCCGTTGGGGACTCGGCTGACGACAACTCGAAGACACTGCTTCAGTTTGTGAAGGAGCTAGACGAGCTACTGGCGCTCAAGATGGAGTTCACCTTCATCCTCGATGACCCCCTTGGGAATGTGTACATTCAGAACCCCCGCGCCCACCTGCCTCCACCGGATGACGCGGACCCCAAGCTGGAGAGCGAGGAGTACATCCGTACCGAGGAGCAAGACGAGGAGCTGGGTATTTCGGCTATGTGCCGTAACGAGCAGCATGCTGACGttgcggaggtggaggatCCGGAGCAGGAGAACAGGGAATGAGAGCCCGAATGCCATACCGGCATCAGTGAGGCTATGGCAGTGCGTGCTCAGCGGAGGCTTCTTaacgggaggggggggagttgTATGGGCGCCGGTGCGTAGGGGGTAGTTGCGTACACGCCACGACATGGCGAAAAATGTGGCGTGAATGGTAGTTGCTGTGactgctgttgctctctctccttttgaTTTTGCGTTTCCCTCACCTTAGCTCTTATAGTTTAATCTAGTTAAGACATGCGAGTACCAGCGTTCCTCTTGAGACGTgcgctttctcctctcacA
This genomic interval from Leishmania braziliensis MHOM/BR/75/M2904 complete genome, chromosome 17 contains the following:
- a CDS encoding putative zinc-finger protein ZPR1, with the protein product MSERDHDEKSVTAEGPAAAQEGSDNDSNGEGEHANYIKTDLGEMNVIESMCPKCQETGTTRLMITKIPHFKEIIVSSFNCPHCDESNNEVTFGGTFGPKKVRYELQVKSKKDLDRQVVKSEFATVTVPELELEIPPESQKGSLTTVEGILEQTYYGLQLQQPLRKIQHPEVCEKIEAFCVKLESLRSGDVPFTLTLDDPAGNSYIEPLHDYYHPTLDQQLTKYETERTDIDRQLLGIPIDYNTERTQEEERDVAEGQFSDVTQIPCDCPACRKAGYLMMHECDIPYFKQTIIMAFKCDYCGYKSNEIKTGGEINAKGLRLTLHVKSEDDLKRDVLKSETATLIIPEVHLELSPGTLGGFFSSVEGTISQVRDQLNSLPQAAFAVGDSADDNSKTLLQFVKELDELLALKMEFTFILDDPLGNVYIQNPRAHLPPPDDADPKLESEEYIRTEEQDEELGISAMCRNEQHADVAEVEDPEQENRE
- a CDS encoding putative zinc-finger protein ZPR1, which encodes GLRLTLHVKSEDDLKRDVLKSETATLIIPEVHLELSPGTLGGFFSSVEGTISQVRDQLNSLPQAAFAVGDSADDNSKTLLQFVKELDELLALKMEFTFILDDPLGNVYIQNPRAHLPPPDDADPKLESEEYIRTEEQDEELGISAMCRNEQHADVAEVEDPEQENRE